The following coding sequences are from one Desulfuromonas sp. window:
- a CDS encoding rhodanese-like domain-containing protein, with the protein MYKRLFLVLLLVALSGNPALAAVSKNLSAAEARALVQKDSKVFLLDVRSPAEYAEVRIAGSRLIPIAQLLGRLKEVPTDRPILVYCAVGSRSSMVSNYLAQQGYPEVYNMYGGIWGWQLRGFPVDRGGP; encoded by the coding sequence ATGTATAAAAGATTATTCCTCGTCCTGTTGCTGGTGGCCCTTTCGGGAAACCCGGCCCTGGCTGCCGTTAGTAAAAACCTTTCCGCAGCCGAGGCGAGGGCCTTGGTTCAGAAGGATTCCAAAGTCTTCCTGCTCGATGTGCGTTCCCCGGCCGAGTATGCCGAAGTTCGTATCGCAGGATCCCGGCTCATCCCCATCGCTCAGTTGCTGGGGCGTTTGAAGGAGGTGCCGACCGATCGTCCCATCCTGGTCTATTGCGCTGTCGGTTCCCGCAGTTCCATGGTCTCCAACTACCTCGCTCAGCAGGGATACCCCGAGGTGTACAACATGTACGGAGGGATCTGGGGGTGGCAGCTGCGCGGATTTCCCGTTGACCGGGGAGGTCCCTGA
- the glpX gene encoding class II fructose-bisphosphatase, with amino-acid sequence MDRNLALELVRVTEAAALACGRLVGKGDKMAADEAATNAMRRTLDSIEFNGTVVIGEGEMDEAPMLYIGEKVGNGGPTEVDIAVDPLEGTNICAKGMSGSIATIALAPRGGFLHAPDMYMEKIAVGPDAKGAIDINASPTRNLEAVAEAKNCYIEDLTVVILDRPRHDKTVAEIRKAGARIHLITDGDVAPVIAAAFADSGVDMVMGIGGAPEGVLAAAALKCMDGDMQGRLVFMSQEERQRAKGMGITDFDRVYTAEELASGDVVFAATGVTNGDLLQGVRYFSGGAETHSIVMRSRSRTVRTVKTRHHFNYKPIY; translated from the coding sequence ATGGATCGGAATCTGGCCCTCGAACTGGTTCGTGTCACCGAGGCGGCGGCTTTGGCCTGCGGCCGCCTGGTCGGCAAGGGCGACAAAATGGCCGCCGACGAAGCCGCGACCAATGCCATGCGCCGCACCCTCGATTCGATCGAGTTCAACGGCACCGTCGTCATCGGAGAGGGGGAAATGGACGAAGCCCCCATGCTCTATATCGGGGAGAAGGTCGGCAACGGAGGCCCGACCGAGGTCGACATCGCCGTCGACCCCCTGGAGGGGACCAACATCTGCGCCAAGGGCATGAGCGGCTCCATCGCCACCATCGCCCTGGCCCCCCGTGGAGGGTTTCTCCACGCTCCCGACATGTACATGGAGAAGATCGCCGTTGGCCCGGACGCCAAGGGCGCCATCGACATCAACGCCTCCCCCACCCGGAATCTCGAAGCGGTCGCCGAAGCGAAGAACTGCTACATAGAGGACCTGACGGTCGTGATCCTGGACCGCCCCCGCCACGACAAGACGGTCGCAGAGATCCGCAAGGCCGGCGCACGCATCCACCTCATCACCGACGGTGACGTGGCGCCGGTCATCGCCGCCGCCTTTGCCGACAGCGGCGTCGACATGGTGATGGGCATCGGAGGCGCCCCGGAGGGCGTTTTGGCCGCCGCCGCCCTCAAGTGCATGGACGGTGACATGCAGGGCCGCCTTGTCTTCATGAGCCAGGAAGAACGACAGCGGGCCAAGGGGATGGGAATTACAGATTTCGACCGGGTCTACACCGCCGAGGAACTGGCCTCCGGCGACGTGGTCTTTGCGGCCACCGGGGTCACCAACGGGGACCTGCTGCAGGGGGTGCGCTATTTCTCAGGCGGCGCCGAAACCCACTCGATCGTCATGCGCTCGAGAAGCCGGACCGTGCGCACCGTCAAGACACGGCACCACTTCAACTACAAACCGATCTATTGA
- a CDS encoding cytidylate kinase-like family protein → MAIITISREMGSAGIPIAHKAAEQLGYTLVDGDAIKKMAPAYGLSPEALEKADEKPPLFVDELDEKIEVDLHQIELIVLEYALKGNVIIYGRGGQDLLRTIQSVFRVRIIAPFEERVERWAEREWLDPDYARILVRRSDQQRGGFIKYYFDRDWEDPLGYDLVINTLRLSEDTAVKLICEGVQDQNLV, encoded by the coding sequence ATGGCTATCATAACCATCTCGCGTGAAATGGGGAGCGCCGGCATCCCCATCGCCCACAAAGCCGCCGAGCAGCTCGGCTACACTTTGGTCGATGGAGATGCCATCAAAAAGATGGCCCCCGCCTACGGGCTGAGCCCTGAGGCACTGGAGAAGGCCGACGAGAAACCGCCACTCTTTGTGGACGAACTGGACGAAAAGATCGAGGTGGACCTCCACCAGATCGAGTTGATTGTCCTCGAATATGCCCTCAAAGGGAATGTCATCATTTACGGCCGCGGCGGCCAGGATCTTCTCAGGACAATCCAGAGCGTCTTTCGGGTACGGATCATCGCCCCCTTCGAGGAAAGGGTGGAGCGCTGGGCCGAAAGAGAGTGGCTCGACCCGGACTACGCCCGCATTCTGGTCCGCAGGAGCGACCAGCAGCGTGGCGGATTCATCAAGTACTACTTTGACCGGGACTGGGAAGACCCCCTCGGCTACGACCTCGTGATCAACACCCTGCGCCTCTCCGAGGACACAGCGGTCAAACTGATCTGCGAAGGGGTCCAGGACCAGAACCTGGTCTAG